The sequence CCGCCGATGCGTTTGGCCCATTGGAGAGTGCCACCTGCACTGAGCTTCATCACCAGCGCATCCATGGAGGGGCTTTCCTGGTCGGCATCGCCGGCCACGGGGTTTACATTGCCCGTCAGGACAGAGCCGCCATCGGGTGTGGCATGGATATAGAAAACATTGTGGTTGCCTGTGCCCACATAGGTTTTTTGGAAAGTAGGCAGGCAGGTATCAGGTAATGGGGTAGTGCAGGTGCTGCCTGAGCAAAATGAATTGGTTCCCACAAGGCCCGGGCCTTCCTGCAGATTAATGGCATTAATGCTAAGGCTGCCGGTACGTATATCGAACCAGGAAAACGGATTGGTCGTAAAGGGTGGGTGGTTGATACGTACCTGTACACTTGATGAAGGGCAGCCGTCTGTATTGCCCTGGATATCTGATTTGACGACATATATCCTGCTTACGCCGCCAGTTGGAAGGTGATTGCCCACGCTGATAAAACCACCGTCGGGGGCAATACGCAAGCTAAGATTGGTTTGAACACCTGCCCGTGCATGTTTTCTTGTCCACTCCATATTGCCGGCAGCGTTGAATTTAAACAGGTTAAAGTCGCTGGCGCCATTGTCCTCTGTGTGCTGGATCGCAAATCCACCGTCGGGTGTAAGTACAAACAGGCCGGGGCCGCCCAACTGGTAATCCGGTGCAATGATCTCGCGCACGTCTACCGCATCGCCATTGAGGTCAACGTCAAGGATCATGGCACGGCCCGTATTGGTATTGGTGAAATCGTCGATCGTAGTTACCTGGTAGAGATACCGGTTGCCTTGCCGGTAGAAAGAAACACCGCCTGAGTTATTGCGGCCATCTATATCATATTTCTTTGACCAGATCACATTGCCATTGGCCAGGTCCAGCTTCATGATGAGTGCATCATGCCAGGTAGCGGAGCGGGATGTGCCTGCTACCAATATTCCTCCATTATCTTCCAGCAGCGCACTGCCATTATCACTGTCACTATCATCATATACCTTGCTCCACATCAGGTTGCCGGCGGCATCCAGTTTTATCACGAGCACATTGCCTGTACCCGGATTGTTATTTTGCCTTCCTGTAATTACGTAACCACCATCACTGGTTTGCAGTACATTACTGGCGATCTCACCAAAGGTTGAGTTTTCACCAAACTGGCGGGCCCATTGCACAATGCCCGTTGCATCCGTTTTCACGGCCAGGGCGGCGCCGGTGAGAAAACCATAAGATCTCGTTTGCCCTACGGCTATAAAACCACCATCAGCGGTAATGATGAGCCGGTAAAATGCATCGGCCCGTGTACCTCCATAGGTATGACTCCATTGTACAACGCCTGCATTATTAATTTTAAGCAGGTAGCCATCATCAGTGCCACTGCTGACGACGAAGGTTCTGCCGGCAATAATATAACCGCCATCGGGCGTAGGGCGGATATCATTACCATAAAAATCTCTTGATCCGCCATAGGTGTTCTGGAAAGTAAGTTGCGGAACGCAGGCGCCTGTTACTACCACGGTGCGTGTTAATGAGTCGCTGCAAAACCCATTGGAGGCTTTGAGCTTAATGGCATAATTGCCGGGTGCGGTAAAAGCTTGCGAAAAGTTGAACGTGGTGCTTTTCGCAACGCCATTGAGCAGCCAGCTATAGCTGGTAGCTCCGGTGGTGGTATTGATAAAATTAAGTGTTGTGTTGATAGCAACCGCGGTATCAGGAGGGGTGAAGTGAACAGTTACCGGGCAGGTGACTGTTATTACTTCCGTTTTAACCGCACTGTCGCATAAAGGGTTGCTGCTGTAGGCTACCAGTTTAATGGTGTAGGTACCTGCGGTATTGAATGTATAGGAATAATTAAAAGCAATTGACTGTTGCACATTGTCGAGGTACCAGGCATAAGTAGCTCCATTTACTGAGCTATTGGTAAAAGTAACCGCTGTGCCGGTTGTTACTGCTGTACCGGAAGCGGTAAAGTTGGCTGTTACGGGAGCAGGACAGAAGGTTAAGCAGGATTTACACAGGAGTAAGCTGCCGCGTACGTTTTGTATAAACCAGTTCATACGGTCGGCCTGCCCTTGCGTAAACACTTTCATGCAATCGAAATTGCCGTAATCCATGTAATCTTCCTTCAGGTCGTTTACATCGGTGCCGAAACCAGACAAGGCATCTGTGGAGCAACTGTTCACGCTGGTGTTGCAACCCACAGCCCCGGTAGATTGGTCGGGTGGGGTATCGCATACCCGGTCTCCGTCGGCTGTACAGTCATCGTTCTTGCAGGCGCCCTGGAAGGTATGGTATAATCCGAGGTAGTGCCCCATTTCATGGATGGTCACCACACTGTTGGCCGGAGAGCTGCCAAACCAGGTGGCTTCCATCACAATACCGTCGAGGTTGGAGCCATGGGCGGTAGGCAGGTAGGCATAACCGGCTACACTACCCGGTATGGAGCGCACCAGCCATATATTGATATAGCAAGAGGGGTTCCACCGGTTAAGGTTCTTTACGTTTTGGTCATCCGAATGATAATCGGGGCCACCCATGACAGTATAGGGGGACACATCACGGGTAATGCCATTTGTAGGATTGTTGTTCGGGTCGCGCTGGGCAAGGCAAAACTGTATTTGTGTATTCACCCCATCGGCAGGATCATAGTAACCGGTATTGGCAAAAGCTTCATTGAGGTGTTGAATACCAGCCAGTACCTGTGCATTGGAAATATTCTCTGCGCCATTGTTGTGAATGATATGTACCACTACCGGTAAGGACACTACGGCGTTGGTTCGTTGTGTAACTGCTCCTGAACGGCGGGCAAGCTGGTATTGTTGTAGCTGCCGTTCAACCTGTTCATGGTATTGCCGCAGTACTCCATTTTCGCGGAGTAGTTTATCAGTGACTGTTTGTTGACCGCAGGTAACGGGGGGAGTTTGTTGTGACCAGGATAGGCATACGGAAAGGATGCTCAGGATGGTTATCAGGATTGGACGGTGCATAAGGGTGAGGTATCAACGCCGGAGGCGTTAAGCCCCGGCCCCCTAAAATACTAAATATCAGCATATTTAAAAACAATGCGGGCCGAAATGGCCCGCATTGTTTTTAATCTAATATGTGTAGACTTCGGTTGATGATGCTGATAGATTCGTATACCTGTTCCCGGTTGATAACCAATGGGGGAGATAACCGTATCTTATCGCCATGGGTAGGCTTGGCCAGTAAGCCTTCTTCTTTCATGGCCAGGCAAAGGGCCCAGGCAGCTTCCGGGTTGGCATGCTGAATCACGATCGCATTCAGCAGGCCCTTGCCGCGGATCGTTGTAATATGCGGTGATTGCAGCGCCTGCAATTCCTGGCGGAAAAGCTCACCCATGGCCAGGGCATTCTCTGCCATGCGCTCTTCTTTCAATACCGTGAGAGCGGCTATGGATACCTTACAGGCCAGCGGGTTGCCGCCATAGGTAGAGCCGTGTTCACCCGGTTTAATGGTCAGCATGATCTCATCATCAGCCAGTACAGCCGATGCCGGTAAGGTGCCACCACTAAGGGCTTTGCCAATGATCAGGATATCGGGGCGCACATTTTCATGATCGCAGGCCAGCATCCTGCCGGTACGGCATAAGCCGGTTTGTATCTCATCGGCCATAAACAATACCCGGGCATCTTCACAATATTGTTTGGCGGCAGCCAGAAAACCCTCATCAGGGATTACCACGCCGGCCTCTCCCTGTATGGGTTCTACCAGCAGGCCGGCCACGTTGGGGTCTTGCAAGGCGGAGGCCAGTGCAGGCAGGTCATTATAAGAGATCACTTCAAAGCCCGGCATAAAGGGACCAAAACGGTCATACGAAGAAGGATCTGTGCTGAAGGAAATTACTGTGCTCGTGCGGCCATGAAAGTTATGGGCGCATACCAGGATGATTGCTTTGTTGGCGGGAATGCCTTTTACATCATAGCCCCAGCGGCGGCACAGCTTGATGGCTGTTTCTACGGCTTCCACACCGGTATTCATGGGCAAGACTTTGTCATAGCCAAAATAGTTCGTAATAAACTGCGTATACTCACTAAGCCCTTCACTGTGAAAAGCCCGCGATGTGAGGGTGAGCACCTGCGCCTGCTGGGTCAGTGCAGCAATAATGGCCGGGTGACAATGTCCCTGGTTTACGGCAGAATAACCGCTGAGGAAATCATAATAACGCTTATTGTCTACATCCCACACAAAAACGCCTTGTCCCCGGTTAAGCACCACAGGCAGGGGATGGTAATTGTGCGCGCCGTGCTTTTCTTCCAGTTCGAGGTAATATCTTGTTTTATCGGATAGCATAGTGGTGGTAGTTGGCATACATAAAAAGAATGAAAGTGAAACAATGAAACCCTAAATAATAACAGGAATACCCGGCATGAGCTATGCCGGCAGCAGGAGTGCCACTTTAGTGATTGAGCAGATCGAGGTTCTGCAATAAAAAATGTACTATGTAGGTACTTGCTTTAATAGCGGGTAATTTGAGCGTAAGATACACAATTTCAGCGGGAAGTCCTAAGGTGGATGGGTTATTTGACGCCGAGAACTACGCCGTGCAGGTCACTTTTTTTGATAAGGCCAATC comes from Paraflavitalea devenefica and encodes:
- the rocD gene encoding ornithine--oxo-acid transaminase, whose product is MPTTTTMLSDKTRYYLELEEKHGAHNYHPLPVVLNRGQGVFVWDVDNKRYYDFLSGYSAVNQGHCHPAIIAALTQQAQVLTLTSRAFHSEGLSEYTQFITNYFGYDKVLPMNTGVEAVETAIKLCRRWGYDVKGIPANKAIILVCAHNFHGRTSTVISFSTDPSSYDRFGPFMPGFEVISYNDLPALASALQDPNVAGLLVEPIQGEAGVVIPDEGFLAAAKQYCEDARVLFMADEIQTGLCRTGRMLACDHENVRPDILIIGKALSGGTLPASAVLADDEIMLTIKPGEHGSTYGGNPLACKVSIAALTVLKEERMAENALAMGELFRQELQALQSPHITTIRGKGLLNAIVIQHANPEAAWALCLAMKEEGLLAKPTHGDKIRLSPPLVINREQVYESISIINRSLHILD
- a CDS encoding M43 family zinc metalloprotease; its protein translation is MHRPILITILSILSVCLSWSQQTPPVTCGQQTVTDKLLRENGVLRQYHEQVERQLQQYQLARRSGAVTQRTNAVVSLPVVVHIIHNNGAENISNAQVLAGIQHLNEAFANTGYYDPADGVNTQIQFCLAQRDPNNNPTNGITRDVSPYTVMGGPDYHSDDQNVKNLNRWNPSCYINIWLVRSIPGSVAGYAYLPTAHGSNLDGIVMEATWFGSSPANSVVTIHEMGHYLGLYHTFQGACKNDDCTADGDRVCDTPPDQSTGAVGCNTSVNSCSTDALSGFGTDVNDLKEDYMDYGNFDCMKVFTQGQADRMNWFIQNVRGSLLLCKSCLTFCPAPVTANFTASGTAVTTGTAVTFTNSSVNGATYAWYLDNVQQSIAFNYSYTFNTAGTYTIKLVAYSSNPLCDSAVKTEVITVTCPVTVHFTPPDTAVAINTTLNFINTTTGATSYSWLLNGVAKSTTFNFSQAFTAPGNYAIKLKASNGFCSDSLTRTVVVTGACVPQLTFQNTYGGSRDFYGNDIRPTPDGGYIIAGRTFVVSSGTDDGYLLKINNAGVVQWSHTYGGTRADAFYRLIITADGGFIAVGQTRSYGFLTGAALAVKTDATGIVQWARQFGENSTFGEIASNVLQTSDGGYVITGRQNNNPGTGNVLVIKLDAAGNLMWSKVYDDSDSDNGSALLEDNGGILVAGTSRSATWHDALIMKLDLANGNVIWSKKYDIDGRNNSGGVSFYRQGNRYLYQVTTIDDFTNTNTGRAMILDVDLNGDAVDVREIIAPDYQLGGPGLFVLTPDGGFAIQHTEDNGASDFNLFKFNAAGNMEWTRKHARAGVQTNLSLRIAPDGGFISVGNHLPTGGVSRIYVVKSDIQGNTDGCPSSSVQVRINHPPFTTNPFSWFDIRTGSLSINAINLQEGPGLVGTNSFCSGSTCTTPLPDTCLPTFQKTYVGTGNHNVFYIHATPDGGSVLTGNVNPVAGDADQESPSMDALVMKLSAGGTLQWAKRIGGASYDEFRKIKPTRDGGYIAIGASNSFYTRGFYLVKLNANGTVNWSKHFYIKNNSRHIGLDVIETADGSFVFTGSVTPLPTPAEGIIVKTDAGGNIIWSQQLVHEAGTDIHSVLEDNDTLVLGANYWALLEQRYYGSIIKMNKNTGAIISSIRFSLDNRSNFNIQLFKTSYGFMAGLHLIDGNNYNSKQQGVAKFTQNLDLLSYQKLQMHDTNPRSSIFPSSDGGFIASAGRYAFGNNFYLFKAGAAGTLDWQKAYGNFPGIIMQTAANVQQYADGSIISACTFQEPVTGTDGKIHVVKAAANGTTPGCRVDEASNTLSNVNVLTSAMTWSNITTPVFETPLAVTSTVLDVPLTEKQQCAPVTCSLTGITGDDSVCLRGDTVTYSINRNSGCSLPAVWDIDPTLAKITSFTDSTVRLVFLRSGTAMLYATITAPCTVLRDSLLLTAVEARSTLDLGPDIQLCAISTWSLNAGTGFATYQWQDGSSDSTFTAYGPGMYHVLATDHCGNEYRDTVYITQAPPVPFDLGVDLELCRNDTLTLAAPAGFSNYRWSGDYRISPVYGQTIRIFTDRDTIYSVTAEKGPGCLVLDTIRVKVKPVMPLSLGNDTSFCNERPLVLDAGPGFTAYSWNTGAQSQQISAGTAGTFWIAATNPNGCISRDTLTIHNVYALPKINLGKDTFLCRDKSMILNPGSGFSAYLWHDGSTANTYIATQPGRYAVLVTDRNNCEAADTILFTSVKDCLNGLYMPSAFSPNNDRNNDLFKPKVYGLLDKFRLTIYNRWGERIFETTDAWKGWDGTYKGKPQDTGIFVWTCQYRFTGTGQEEKVEKGVVTLVK